One Vanessa cardui chromosome 4, ilVanCard2.1, whole genome shotgun sequence genomic window carries:
- the LOC124544475 gene encoding protein phosphatase 1 regulatory subunit 36-like: MADDEDEGGFGGLYEDGHWVWDDATEALVFISDLPPKPVEAIQIPIKAPTGTVEFRDDVDLIEQIRFRRRYQRKLKPGQADIITTQDVKDIALYTAPVNILSPMLINMLHLPTTERFIRALVLCCQYYLQIADEMANRIIELETKVRTPQCETVENEFRDNLSDLRLLVAKEYSTMLIGGNDTKKFHHMGPQKKRRSLSDKDARFFETLLRVCVQIVWLALGRKSFNQIELEVNRVFKSEIFNAVEHNLHTGYIAKMAKEERAVLLGHCVRRDKKLNTRSPLMNEVFCHREIDYRLLGLGVIKCFQPTPRLLYLVHAVAGPEEKLSELGIALGIIGMPRSTFDTMLRPLPTASETGKSKASVSSQSYGSKSSTSSSMRKSQLVAQKLYSNIILPRKESRIVFFPPQFPDEPEEIRPCSETQRRRWQNRLQRLLHPH; the protein is encoded by the exons ATGGCCGATGATGAGGATGAAGGTGGTTTTGGAGGCCTGTATGAAGATGGTCATTGGGTTTGGGATGACGCTACAGAAGCCTTGGTATTTATTAG tGATCTTCCGCCAAAACCAGTGGAAGCAATTCAGATACCTATTAAAGCCCCAACTGGGACAGTTGAATTCAGAGACGATGTAGACCTTATAGAGCAG attcgaTTTCGAAGGCGTTATCAAAGGAAATTAAAACCGGGTCAAGCAGATATCATCACAACTCAG GATGTTAAAGACATAGCGTTGTATACAGCTCCAGTGAATATTTTAAGTCCAATGTTAATAAACATGTTACATCTTCCTACTACGGAGAGATTCATTAGAGCGCTTGTACTCTGTTGCCAGTATTATTTACAG ATAGCAGACGAAATGGCAAATCGTATTATTGAATTGGAAACTAAAGTACGTACGCCACAATGTGAAACAGTTGAAAACGAATTCCGAGACAATTTATCGGATTTGAGACTTTTAGTAGCGAAAGAATACAGCACTATGCTCAttg GTGGAAATGACACGAAAAAATTCCATCATATGGGGCCCCAGAAGAAACGTCGATCATTATCTGATAAAGATGCTCGATTTTTTGAGACACTGCTACGAGTATGTGTTCAAATAGTATGGCTGGCTCTCGGTCGCAAGTCTTTCAATCAGATAG aattggaGGTGAATAGAGTGTTTAAGTCTGAGATATTTAATGCGGTGGAGCATAATCTACACACTGGGTATATCGCGAAGATGGCTAAGGAGGAACGTGCAGTGTTGCTGGGTCACTGCGTGCGACGCGACAAGAAACTCAACACTCGCTCGCCTCTCATGAACGAGGTGTTCTGTCACAGGGAAATTGATTATCGTCTTTTGGGACTAGGCGTTATCAAATGTTTTCA ACCGACCCCAAGACTTCTCTATTTGGTGCACGCGGTAGCGGGTCCAGAAGAGAAATTGTCAGAGTTGGGAATCGCTCTTGGGATCATTGGTATGCCGCGATCAACTTTCGATACAATGCTAAGGCCATTGCCGACCGCTTCGGAAACTGGAAAATCAAAGGCTTCCGT GTCTTCACAAAGCTATGGGTCTAAAAGTAGTACAAGTAGTTCCATGAGGAAAAGCCAATTGGTAGCCCAAAAATTGTATTCAAACATTATACTTCCGCGTAAGGAGTCGCGAAT TGTGTTTTTTCCTCCACAATTTCCTGATGAGCCGGAAGAAATTCGGCCGTGCAGCGAGACCCAGCGGCGGCGCTGGCAGAATAGACTTCAAAGACTTCTTCATCCACACTAG
- the LOC124544040 gene encoding uncharacterized protein LOC124544040 gives MPSIAENIADIKSTVVTEVPAGSTVVLNCDSNDFDHNFMFWLMDSHPLQIIGPETTFDEKKYKYEVLSGKLHINSVSPTESGYYKCFSKKLDGVGVTVGEVEMIVHGSTFTTADAIKLSAIVISILVLIVCAVIYFRLRKEWNKYDGRTAVPVEDDEEDGEEIYNRTTTAISQPAPGPSRNQSSEHLLYGIDNQGLDTDFNSVFENIQIKTPSPSLI, from the exons atgccATCTATAGCAGAAAATATTGCTGATATTAAAAGTACTGTAGTTACTGAGGTGCCGGCTGGTTCTACTGTAGTTTTAAACTGTGATAGTAATGATTTTGATCATAACTTTATGTTTTGGCTCATGGATTCCCACCCTTTACAAATAATTGGCCCTGAGACGAcatttgatgaaaaaaaatataaatatgaagtaTTATCAGGAAAGCTACATATAAAT AGTGTGTCACCAACTGAATCtggatattataaatgcttttCAAAGAAGCTTGATGGTGTTGGTGTTACTGTAGGGGAAGTAGAAATGATTGTTCATGGATCAACATTCACAACAGCAGATGCAATCAAATTGTCAGCTATTGTAATCTCCATACTAGTGCTGATAGTATGTGCTGTTATATACTTTAGGTTAAGGAAAGAATGGAACAAATATGATGGTCGTACAGCTGTGCCag tgGAAGATGATGAAGAGGATGGTGAGGAAATATATAACCGCACTACTACTGCTATCAGTCAACCAGCACCAGGTCCAAGCAGAAACCAATCATCAGAACATCTTCTATATGGTATAGATAACCAGGGCCTAGACACAGATTTTAATTCTGtctttgaaaatatacaaataaaaacaccaAGTccaagtttaatataa
- the LOC124544372 gene encoding probable dolichyl pyrophosphate Glc1Man9GlcNAc2 alpha-1,3-glucosyltransferase codes for MIVEISLIVTAAKLFFMPLYRSTDFEVHRNWLAVTHNLTIDQWYYDETSEWTLDYPPFFAWLEYGLSHIAKVFDPEMVKLENLNYASDMTVLFQRLSVIVLDFVYIYGAKSCSQLLSDGNLLVFILLVANPGLLMVDHIHFQYNGFLFGILLLSISNMITSNFIATAFWFAVLLNFKHIFLYVAPVYVVYMLRAYCFTVSSNDGVHTPWYSFSLTNLIKLALTVISVFCLSFGPFIDQLPQVFSRLFPFKRGLCHAYWAPNFWALYNIADKILQKLCLKFGIPVATSEASMTGGLVQEFEHAVLPTITPSITFAITAISMIPALIKLWHLGADRGYRCLSFVRCLTLCATCAFMFGWHVHEKAILMILIPLSFLSVLGDIDCNLFLFISVVGHYSLFPLLYPKNLLSIKIFMLLTHMAIAFCYIPSLYELVKTKPHKKRGFMLLPGLKRFQSLYLYGFMAVCIYENSIHTFLGFDKTLPFLPLMITSVYCALGVCYFWFYYYYYFLTFNLSRVPTLMTSRSARYEKKVT; via the exons ATGATAGTAGAAATATCACTAATAGTAACGGCAGCGAAACTATTTTTTATGCCACTgta TCGGTCTACAGATTTTGAAGTGCATAGAAATTGGCTTGCTGTAACACATAATCTTACAATTGATCAGTGGTATTATGACGAGACTTCAGAATGGACTCTAGACTATCCACCATTCTTTGCTTGGCTGGAGTATGGTCTTTCTCATATAGCAAAAGTTTTTGACCCGGAGATGGtgaaattagaaaatttaaattatgcttCAGATATGactgttttatttcaaagattatCAGTCATAGTATtggattttgtttatatatatggcGCTAAAAG TTGTTCACAGCTTTTAAGCGATGGCAACCTCCTCGTTTTTATACTTCTTGTAGCGAATCCTGGGCTTCTGATGGTTGACCATATTCACTTTCAGTATAATGGCTTTTTATTTGGAATTCTATTGTTGTCTATATCAAACATGATAACA aGCAACTTCATAGCCACAGCTTTTTGGTTTGCAGTACTACTTAACtttaaacacatatttttgtatgtggCACCAGTCTATGTGGTCTATATGTTAAGAGCATACTGCTTCACAGTATCTTCAAATGATGGTGTGCATACACCATGGTATTCATTCTCACTGACAAATCTCATAAAATTGGCATTAACTGTTATATCAGTGTTTTGTTTATCATTTGGACCCTTCATTGATCAATTACCACAG gttttttCAAGATTGTTCCCATTTAAAAGAGGATTGTGCCACGCCTATTGGGCTCCGAATTTTTGGGCTCTATACAATATTgctgataaaattttacaaaagttAT gtCTAAAATTTGGTATCCCAGTTGCAACATCTGAAGCTTCAATGACAGGTGGTTTGGTACAAGAATTTGAGCATGCAGTGTTGCCAACAATAACACCAAGTATTACTTTTGCAATCACTGCAATATCAATGATTCCTGCTCTTATCAAGCTTTGGCACCTGGGAGCTGATAGAGGATATAGATGCTTAAGTTTTGTTag aTGTTTAACATTGTGTGCTACGTGTGCATTTATGTTTGGATGGCATGTGCACGAAAAAGCCATACTCATGATCTTAATCCCCCTCAG TTTTCTCTCCGTTCTGGGCGACATTGACtgcaacttatttttatttatatctgtggTTGGACATTACTCATTATTTCCTCTATTGTATCCGAAAAATTTGCTTTCTATTAAAATCTTCATGCTTTTAACACATATGGCTATTGCATTTTGTTACATACCGTCATTATATGAACTCGTTAAGACGAAACCTCAcaagaaaagaggttttatgctTCTGCCTGGCCTGAAAAGATTTCAGTCATTGTATTTGTACGGATTTATGGCAGTATGTATTTATGAGAAttccatacatacatttttgggATTTGATAAAACTTTACCATTCCTGCCTCTAATGATTACTTCAGTTTACTGTGCATTAGGGGTTTGTTATTTCTGGTTctactattattactattttcttacatttaatttaagtagAGTTCCTACCTTAATGACAAGTAGATCGGCacgatatgaaaaaaaagtaacataa
- the LOC124544038 gene encoding anaphase-promoting complex subunit 4 encodes MFHCGMRQMEEKHVANQVDLMVWSNRLDLLALSNFKGEVQVHRLHWQKVWNLPPPKDNIVVDSMAWRPDGKALAIGYNSGTVCIIDIEDKEIIDKYDFAYETSEEFYMANNYGIPCITWAVKSGNLESALEYNVYDDPSIFLPNPPSPSNTYKNQGVEDNIKSCHDTIDQTQLSMLMIAYGSGNIYMSVFGRYPYGTIHLSHITKDDYGEYKILDINLSEDFSVMQVLYLDKTTNTINLSLVNTSVLSAYAEELFTVATRHGQIVSLLTHLDRTMISITEAWEHILLEMDTKMAYYASSVAEGGVSADLLELLMLGVPSDELEVFLLQELTAKGLKKFGNSVELSYSTIQKLVLRQLNIIGQSVTYHLAELRGLTRIPDRYKVLCLEEKMVTEAIRASCAFLNKCLELQQVIDVSMRNYKAFFRWLFVVIVRLLDEQTSSEIVKITQQELTHIAEFLYNFDNVHEENTESPTERPVKFNLERLGQYLLDEDLTILPDDEDNPWHKFLKENSCLLKENDTIFSMLEFKKFSLVQQQNHLKISVGKIFDVRIKDVAKYFSVLYNLKLNEYQNKLTKEHLRISQIFDANEERFMMAFTDSEHMTEGIKFMSVNIKDRICIATASKFSISSCLLRDNIDIPEKDLSILDLQFYSPEYLSVLVNHPSIEDCTIFIQVPLKIVLENSTEFNMKSKSLVFNEKVVRRNISPQLDVSVYKVLDKMDGFRIAVSGGRKVAVVLSNSHRKVRVFEMEINGEDEDDETLDTTPLSQGTNASENQSTPDKHNVQDITF; translated from the exons ATGTTTCATTGTGGGATGCGACAAATGGAAGAGAAACATGTTGCTAATCAAGTAGATCTTATGGTTTGGAGTAACCGTCTTGATTTATTAGCTCTTAGCAATTttaaag GTGAAGTCCAGGTTCATAGGCTGCACTGGCAAAAAGTTTGGAATTTACCACCTCCCAAAGATAATATAGTGGTTGATTCAATGGCTTGGAGACCTGATGGCAAG GCATTGGCTATTGGTTACAACTCTGGAACTGTTTGCATAATAGATATTGAagataaagaaattattgacaAATATGATTTTGCTTATGAAACATCAGAAGAATTTTATATGGCAAATAATTATGGAATTCCTTGTATTACTTGGGCCGTTAAATCAGGAAATTTAGAAAGTGCATTggaatataatgtatat gATGACCCATCCATATTTCTACCAAATCCTCCTTCTCcaagtaatacatataaaaatcagGGTGTAGaggataatataaaaagttgtCATGACACCATAGATCAGACCCAACTGAGTATGCTAATGATTGCATATGGTAGtggaaatatttatatgagtGTTTTTGGTAGATATCCATATGGGACTATTCATCTATCTCACATCACTAAGGATGATTATGGAGAATATAAAAtacttgatataaatttatctgAAGATTTTAGTGTTATGCAAGTATTGTACTTGGACAAAACTACTAATACTATTAATTTGTCTCTTGTAAACACAAGTGTATTATCAGCTTATGCTGAAGAACTGTTTACAGTTGCAACTAGACATGGTCAAATTGTGTCATTGTTGACACATTTGGATAGAACAATGATTTCGATAACTGAAGCTTGGGAACATATACTATTAGAGATGGACACAAAAATGGCATATTATGCTTCTTCAGTAGCAGAAGGTGGAGTGTCAGCAGATTTGCTTGAACTATTAATGTTAG gaGTCCCATCAGATGAATTAGAAGTGTTCTTGCTCCAAGAATTAACAGCCAAAGGTTTAAAGAAATTTGGCAATTCGGTTGAGTTGAGTTATTCAACTATACAAAAGTTAGTTTTAAGACAGCTAAATATTATTGGACAGAGTGTTACGTATCATCTAGCAGAATTGAGAGGTTTAACCAGAATACCAGATAGATATAAG GTTTTATGTTTAGAAGAGAAAATGGTTACCGAAGCAATAAGAGCTTCTTGTGCCTTTCTAAACAAATGTCTTGAACTGCAACAAGTAATTGATGTATCAATGCGCAATTATAAAGCTTTTTTTAGGTGGCTTTTTGTTGTAATAGTTCGATTACTGGATGAGCAAACCTCAagtgaaattgtaaaaataactcAACAAGAGCTCACTCATATTGCAGagtttttgtacaattttgATAATGTTCACGAGGAAAACACTGAAAGTCCAACGGAGAGACCTGTTAAATTTAACCTAGAAAGGTTGGGTCAATATTTATTAGATGAAGATTTAACAATACTCCCAGATGATGAAGACAATCCATGGCATAAATTTCTCAAAGAAAATTCATGTCTATTAAAAGAGAATGATACAATCTTTTCTATGttagaatttaaaaagttttctttgGTACAACAGCAGAAtcacttaaaaatatctgtgggtaaaatatttgatgttagAATTAAGGATGTAGCCAAGTATTTCTCTGTATTGTATAACCTTAAACTAAAtgaatatcaaaacaaattaacaaaGGAACATTTAAGGATATCACAGATATTCGATGCTAATGAGGAAAGATTCATGATGGCATTTACTGACAGTGAACATATGACAGAAGGAATAAAATTCATGtctgtaaatattaaagataGAATTTGTATAGCAACAGCTTCGAAATTTTCTATATCCTCTTGTTTACTACGTGATAATATTGATATACCTGAGAAGGATCTCTCAATTCTTGACCTTCAGTTTTATTCACCAGAATATTTATCAGTTCTAGTGAATCATCCAAGTATAGAAGACtgtacaatttttattcaagttCCACTGAAAATTGTTTTAGAAAATTCAACTGAATTCAATATGAAATCAAAGTCATTAGTTTTTAATGAGAAAGTTGTGAGGAGAAATATATCACCACAATTGGATGTTAGTGTTTATAAGGTTCTCGATAAAATGGATGGTTTTCGTATTGCTGTATCCGGTGGTCGTAAAGTGGCTGTTGTTTTGTCAAACAGTCACAGGAAGGTTAGAGTGTTTGAAATGGAAATAAATGGAGAAGATGAGGATGATGAAACTCTGGATACAACACCTCTTTCTCAAGGAACAAATGCTAGTGAAAATCAAAGCACACCTGATAAGCATAATGTTCAAGACatcactttttaa
- the LOC124544041 gene encoding transmembrane protein 60, whose translation MAILHRALFTWFIFLVFLILLCLRLESRTHWNWFIVFIPMWVYDSILLIYVLFHMISHCRNGIERFKGTINKNVWYIAAIGLKMAAQIIICIKLEYTKLNLPIYVVMAPIWMLLPVLCVKVFMHLIKISSRSSRY comes from the coding sequence ATGGCTATACTACATAGGGCTTTATTTacatggtttatttttttagttttcttaatattactATGTCTGAGATTAGAATCAAGAACTCATTGGAATTGGTTTATAGTATTTATTCCCATGTGGGTCTACgacagtattttattaatttatgttttatttcacatGATATCTCATTGTCGAAATGGTATTGAAAGATTTAAAGGAACAATCAATAAAAACGTTTGGTACATAGCAGCTATAGGGCTCAAAATGGCTGCACAAATCATAATTTgcataaaattggaatatacaAAACTTAATTTGCCAATATATGTAGTAATGGCCCCCATTTGGATGTTGCTACCAGTGCTTTGTGTTAAAGTTTTTATGCATCTAATAAAGATTTCAAGTAGAAGCAGTAGGTATTAA